The DNA sequence aatttctaaaaaaaactGAATTAAAAAGATGAGTTAGAAAACTTTACACATGATATAGCTTCTGTAAAGCGTTCCAGCTTCTCGGTACTTGTGTGTCGTCCAAACTCAACAATCGATAGGCCCCACATCCAATGAATGCGTCAATAAAGAAAGGTCTTTCCCAAGTGTCAGCGAATTTTCTTGCTGTCACATCCATTATGTTTTGGAACGTCTTCCTTAACACCAAGTCACCAACACGGAAAGCTCTCACATGGACATGTTTGTTATATGTGTTGGCCACTCTTTGTTGATAAGAAACCAAATGAATCTTCACCATCTCTCAAAGCTCATCCACAGTATCCTTGTCGTGTGCCAAGTCTATAATGTTCATGTCAGTCATCAATAGTGCTGTCAGCATCAAAATCTCTGTTGGTAAGACAACTTCAGTGCCATAGACTAAGCTGTATGGCGTTTGTCCAGTTGACGTCTTAGGAGTCGTTCTATCCGACCACAACACCCAAGGCAATTCTTCAGCCCCTTTCCTTTGCATGACGTCAGTCTCCTTTTAAGATTGTTGATTATGATTTTGTTGCTTGATTCAGCCAGTCCATTGGCATGAGGATATCTTGGTATCGACTTAATCAAGTTGATGTTCTAATATTTGTAAAATGCTTATATCTTATCGCTTATGAATTGTGAGCCATTGTCACAAACAATTTTACATGGAATACCAAACttgcaaataatatttttcttGATAAGCGATATCACTTCTTTTGACGTGACCTGCTTGAACGCCTCTGCCTCGATCCTTTTTGAAAAGCAATCTATCATGGCCAACATGAACACCTTTTGCCCAGGTGCAGGTGGCATCTTCCCCATAATGTCCATCCCCCATTTCATGAAAGGACAAGAGGTAATAGACATGTTAAGGTGCTCAGATGGTTGGTGTATGACAGGTGTGTATCTCTGGCAGGCGTCACATCTTCTCGTGTAATCAAGAGCGTCTTGTCTTAGCGTCGGACAATAATAACCCAAATGTAGAATCTTTATGAGAGATTTCTTCCATTGGTATCATTTCTATACTCTCCTTTATGTGCATCTCTTAATACCATGTCAGCCTCGTGTTTTCTCAAGCATCTTTGAAGCAGCCCCATAGAAGATTTCTTGAACAGCTCTTCATCTATGACTGTAAACCTTGAAGCTTTCATCCTAAGGGTCCTAGCTTTATTGTTGTTGTTTGGTTTAACACCAAGTTGTAAGTAATCTTTGTATGCTCAAATCCAGCTGTCCATGTCTTCATTGGTATTTTCATCATGTTGATTAAGAGTCAACACTTCTATGTCATGAACTAATCTTTCAATAAAAGGCTTCATGATATAAATAACTGGAATGTTGTTTAAGTCGAGACTCTTATAAACAGCTCCCAAACCGGCTAATGCATCATTTTGTACATTATTTTCTCTTGAAACTTGTTGTATGTTGAAAGTGGCAAAGTAATTCATCAATACTTTGGTGATGTCCAAGTATGTGATCATCTTGGGATCTTTAGCTTCGTAAGAACCGTTGACATGATTAACAATTAACAATGAATCATAATTTATGTCAATATTTCTGACCTTCATGTCTTTAGCAGTCACGAGCCCTACAATCAGTGCTTCGTACTCGGCTTCATTATTGGTGGCTTTGAAGTCACAACATATTGAATATGCTATAATATCCCCCTGTGGCAATTTGAGGACAAGCCCCAATCCCATTCTATTCACATTCAAGTCACCATCAGTATACAATGTCCCTAGTTGTCCACCCTAAAAATGACTCGTCGAAATTCCTCCTCAGCTTTCGTCATTTGGCTAGGATTAAAATCAGCCACAAAGTCAGCTAGAGCTTGTGATTTTATGGCTGTCCTGGTATCATATGTGATGTCGTAAGTGCTTAGATGTATAGCCCATTTTGCCATCCGTCCTATCAAATCAGGTTTGCTCAAAATATTTCTCAAGGGGAAGTTCGTCATGACATGTATTTTGTGCGATTCGAAATAATGCTTTAATTTGTTGAAGTCATGGCTAATGCAAGTACTAAATTTTCAAGAGATGTGTACCTTATTTCCGCATCTACCAAGCTTTTATTGACATGATAAATAGGAGACTAGACTCCTTCACTTTCTTTGACGAGCACTCCACTTACTGCATAATCTGTAACAGACAAGTAGACATAAAGGTCTTCACCTTGGAGAGGTTTAGATAATAGTGGAGGCTTGTTGAGATAATTCTTCAAGTCATGTAGTGCAGCTTCATATCTTTCAGAACATATAAACCCCTTGTTATTTCTTAAGATGTCATAGAAGAGCTTGCATCTATCTGATGACCGTGAAATAAACCTATTCAAAGCCGCGACTCTTCCCGTCAACTTTTGTACATCCTTGACATTCGATGGGATTTTCAATTCAAAAATTGCCTTGATCTATTCAGGATTAGCCTCAATGCCCCTCCTGGTCACCATGTGTCTGAGAAACTTCCCTGATGACATAACAAAGTTGCATTTTGATGGATTTAGCTTCATGTTATATAATCCCAATATGTTGAACACCTCCTGTAGGTCATGAACCTGATTTTCAGCATTTACAGATTTGACCACCATGTTGTCTATGTAAACTTCCACTGTTTTAATATCAGCTCCTTGAACATTTTgttaccaagcctttgaaatgtTGTCCCTGCGTTGCACAATCCAAAAGGCATATCTAAGTAACAATATATCCCCTAGTCCGTAATGAATGTTGTCTTCTCGTGATCAGACGACTCCATCTGAATTTGATTAAAACCATTTGAAGTGTCCAAAAATGTTAGCAACCGATGTCCAGCCGTCGAGTCCACCATGGTGTCGATGTAGGGTAGTGGATAAGGATCCTTGGGGCATGATTTGTTCAAGTACGTGTAGTCGACAAAAAATCTTCACTTCCCATTTTTTTCTGCACTATTACAATATTTTCTAGCCACTCGGGATAGTCAACTTCCTTTATCATCCCATCTTTCATAAGCCTGTCGACTTCATCGTTAATTATATTGTTTCTTTGAGCCGCGAATTGCCTTCTTTTTTCTTGACCAGGGGTGTAGCTAGGATCAACATTTAACTTGTGTGTGATAACATTTGGGTATACACCTGTTATGTCGTCATGTTCCAATGCGAATGCATCCAATCTCGTAGTCAAGATATTCACCAAATTCGCCTCAATTGTTGGTGACATATGTTCTCCTATTAGTATTTTCTTGTCTCCCTTCTTTAAATCGACCTCAGCCAATTTCTCAGGTCCTGTGACTGTGCCACATGTGTCTCATTCTCATGTTGTTGGACAGTTGGTTTCAAACATGTCTTGTAATATTCACGTGCAGCCATATCTTGAATCCCTCTTATCTCCTGAGCTCCCCATGGTGTTGGAAATTTCAGAACTTGATGGTATGTCGATGGTACAACTTTCAAATTATGAATCCAAGGCCTTCTTATGACTATGTTGTATGTCGAATTGACGTCTATTATGCAAAATTTCTCCAAAAGATTAACTCCTTGTGCATACGTAGGCAATGTGATCTCACCCAACATACGCTTAGTTTCTCTACTAAATCCCACCAATGTTATCGATTTCTTAATCATGTCACTTTCTGCCAAACCCATTTATTTTAATGTGCTTAGCATCATGATGTTGGAAGCACTCCCGTTGTCAACTAATATTCCTTTGATCAAGCAATTTCTGACAGGGAGTGAGATGACAAGTCCATCTTGCTGTGGTTCTCGAATACTTTTTTTATCGGACTCGTCAAACATCAAAAACGGTAAAGTATTACTACTAACTCCTACCTGAGTAATTCATATGTCTTTCTCTCTAGCCACCCTTTTAGCTTGTGAGTATGTAGACCCACACACTTCAGAACCGCCTGGAATGAAGTTAATTACTTTGTGATGTGGTGGTGGTTGTCTCACTGGCGTCATGTTGTCTCCATTGGGTGTCTTGTCTCTTCTGATGTAAGAGTCTTTTTGGATGTCATTAACTCAGTTAAATATCCCTTCTTGGTCAAGAATTGTAGCTCCTTTCGTAAAGCCACACATTCATAAGCTTTATGTCCATAATCTCCATGATAGTCACACCATAATTTGGAATCTGGATTCGCCTTAGGCTTGTTGCTCTTCATTGGCCATTTGACTATATCTCCCAACTTGGTGAACTTCTTCATCATGGCTGAAGGTGTTATATCATGAAACCGTAGCTTTCATATTTATATGGCAGATTAGGGTCCTTCCTCCAATCAATACGTCCCTCATTTCTCCAACCATTGCGTTTCGCGGCATATTGACATAAACTTTATCCCTAGAAGGCCTCGAATAGGGTTTGTATTCCCTAGACCTTGGTGTTTTAATCTTTCTCGAAGGCCTGTAATATTTCTCATCATTCTCCCTCCCGTCTTCTTCCAATCTCACTTGCACCATAGCTTTAGCTTACACATCATCTATAGTTCTACATATGTACTTTGTCAATTATTCATAAAGTGGAGATTCCCTTTCTAATCCTCTTCTAAATGTTTCAATAGTTGTGGGTACATCACAGTTGGTAATGGTCACTTTCTCTCTGTTGAATTGTGTCTAGTAATCACGCAATGGCTCTCTATGATGTTGCACAATCTTATATAAGTCACTGGTGGTCTTCTCAAACACTCTGCTACTAGAAAATTGCATATTGAATGCGTCTTCCTGGTTGGCAAACGTCTTGATGCTCCTGTGTGGATGATTCACAAACCATTGCAAGGTTGGTCCTGAAAATGTAGAACCAAAGCCCTTGCACATACAGGCATCCTTCAAGTCATGTGTGATAGGTACCGTAAACATTCGTTGCTTATATTGTGCAATGTGTTCCAACGGATCACTAGTATCATCATAAGGCCTCATTTGTGTCACCGTGAAGCATTTCGATATCTCTACCAAAGCGATGTTATCATGAAAAGGTGAATCAGCATAGCTCGTAAGAGTCGCTTTCTCTAATGGCTTCGGGACACCAGGGATTCTTTCAATTAAATCCTTTTTCTTATAGTTCTCTTTTAAATTCCTCTGCAATTTAGTTTTGAGATCTTATACTTCTGTGGCGTGACCTCCTTCTATTATTATCCTCTTCTCGATCCTCACGATCATCATAATGTTGTTCATCATGTTATCTTTTTATGTCATCATCGTTATTTGGTACGTTCTCTATATCCTATATCTCAATGATATCATTAGTCCCCTTTGTTGGCCCTTCGTGTTGATCCCATTCCTCAACATCATCCATGTCCAGACGTCTAACCAAACTTGGGACCGTCATCTTTGTTGCTGTCTTGGTTCTGAATTTGTCCGTGGTTAATTCTTTCTTTAACGTCTCATTTTCAGAGTGTATCTTCTCCATCTCATCTTGTAGTTTTTTCAACGTTGCTACCATCTCTTTCTTTCTCTCAGCCTCAGCCCCTTGATCTGTGATCTGTTCTTCTATGCCGTCGCCTTCCATCGTAGTAAACCAACCGGATCCTTAACaagtttcccacagacggcgccaattaTTTTTACCAAAATTAGTAGGTTAAATGCTAGGTTTGGTTGGTTACGTTAATAATGCAATGCAACTATACTATGAACAATATAAACGGAAACAACACGAAGAATCTGTGATGCAGAAAACCCGTAAATGGGAAAAACCGCGGGTGTGATTGATTACCCAAACGAAATATGATCCACTAGATATTTGAAGTTGATTATAAATAATTCTACATAATAAAATCGTATTCTAGGACTAATGATGTTGAAATGTTTTTAAAGCTCGTTTCTTTGATGTTATCTTCTAGTGTATTGCGAGTTGTTCTTCTCAATTAAGAAGATGAGCTTCAGTTGTGCTAGTATGTTGTTTTGTTGCATGCCTTATCGCCGTTCCTGTATTTGAATTAGCCTTTATTATCTTTTAATTTGTTTCCTTCTTTTTCTCCAACCTCTCCTCTTTTATCTCCCACTTCGAATTACAGTTGCTGTGTTTGCTGTAATGCTTGACTGATTCTCCTTTTGATTCAGACTATAGCTTGACTGAGTCTTGTGGTTCTTCTCGTTGTTGGCGTTGTGTTCGCTGCCGTCCAGGACGCCTGCTTAATCTTCCTGTCAGGATGTGTCCATTGCATTGCTACTCGTCCATTCCTTGAACATATCATGTCATGTATAAAAATCCGGATATGATAGTTTCGTTCCTCTAATATGAAGAGAAAGTTATTTCGTACTTTTATCCTGTTGTTTGGGTAATTAAAAGATGGTCTCATTTTATTGATTTATGACCATATCTTGAAAGTTGGTCTGCAGGTACTTTCTCATAACACCGATCTGCTTATCCCTTTCTTCCAAATtacattaaaaaaatttatatataacACGAGTTTATCTACGGTATGTACCATTATTTAACTAAAATCAAaggaatatatatataaatgatagttatttatctttttattatAGTAATGTTTTAACCCGTTTCAAtcgtataattttattttaacttaGGTTATTATACCAGTCAAACTAAAttaatctaattataattaattttattttattagccCGGTtcaatattataattttatttgcATCAAGATTAATAATATATTGTATAATTTTATCATAAGGGTATTATCCTTGTTTTTAAATTTCCtcttttttattatatatattcatttaccaaaattattaatttatgtaatctgtaatttatattttaatttttttcaaaaaccagattattataatttatgatttaccaaacacataagtaaaattatccaaacacctaaataacttataagttaagATATTTATATAAGACACTTTTCAACTTAAAATAATAAGTTACATTTTTTAAGAAATCCTAAACCCACcctatatttggtttgtttcaGGGCTGCAAGTAAAGTGGGGGATGTTATGTCCATATTTTAACTGATGACAAGACATGATCGAGAAGTGAAAAACATAAAATATGATGTACGAGTCGAGATGAGAAGAATATAAAAGCATCTTAGACGGCATCGAAGATATCGACTAAACATGGTGATGGAGAAAGACTTAGTTTAACAACAACCGAGATTATATGAGTATTGGTTAATTATCAAGACTGGTTCTTCAACAACATAGAAAGGAGGATAAGCCTTGAATTTAAAAATGGCGAGAACAGTGGAGAAGAAAGGGGATGCAAGTATACAAAGGTGGGGTGCAAAACACAAAAGGGATGGACATTACAGCCAGACAACACACAAGGACACAACTGGAATTCATCTTCTTTATTGGGAAGAACAACCGATAATAGACTATCATCCAAAGACCGAGTATCAAAAACACTTGTATAGCATTAGTTTTAGTATGTGATTAAGACAATGTAACATGAAAAACTTCTTATAATCATCCTCGAATATCTAGTGGATCACATTTAGGTTGGGTATTCAATCCCACCTGCGGTTTTTTCCCATTTACGGGTTTTTCGTGTCAACAATTCTTTGTGTCATTTTTATTTACGTTGTTCTTAGTTTAGTTGCATTACACAATTAGTTTAATCAACCGACCTTAACATTTAACCTATAAACTTTGGTAAAAAcaattggcgccgtctgtgggaaacttGCTAAGAGTTTGGTTGATTCACTACGATGACAGGAAATAACTTGGAAGAACAAGCTACCAATCAAGGAGTTGAGGCTGATAGCAACAAAGAGATGGCAGCAACGTTGAAAAAACTACAAGATGAGATGGAGAAGATACTCTCCGAAAATGAGACATTGAAGAAAGAACTAACCACGGCCAAATCCAGAACCAAGACATCAACAAAGAAGATGATCCCAAGTGTAGTTAGACGCCTGGATATGGAGAACATACCAAATAACGATGATGACATAGAAAGACAACGAGATGAGCAACATTATGATGATCGTGATGACCGAGAAGGGGATAATGATTGAATGAGGTCACGCCACAGAAGTACAAGATCTCAAAACCAAATTGTAGAGGAATTCAAAAGAGAACTACAAGAAGATGGATTTAATTGAAAGAATCACTGGTGTCCCGAAGCCATTAGAGAAAGCGACTCCTACGAGCTATGCTGATTCACATTTTCATGATAACATAACTTTGGTAGAGATACCAAAACATTTCACAGTGCCACAAATGAGGCCATATGATGGTACTAGTGATCCACTAGAACACATCGCATAATATAAGCAATGAATGTTTGCGGAACCCATCACACGTGACCTGAAGGAGGCTTGTATGTGTAAGGGCTTCGGTTCTACATGGTCGGGACCGGCTCTACAATGATTCATGAATCTTCCACATAGGAGTATCAAGACGTTTTCCAACCTAGAAGATGCATTCAACATTAAATGTGCTAGTAGTAAAGTGTTTGAGAAGATAAGCAGTGACTTATACAAGAGTATGCAACATCACAGAGAGCCATTGCGTGATTACTTGACATGATTCAACAGGGAAAAAGTGACCGTTACCACCTACGATGTACCTACAACAATTAAAGCATTCAGAAGGGGATTAAAAAGGGAATCTCCACTTTACGAAGAATTGACAAAGTATCAATGTAGAACTATGAATGACTTACAAGCTAAAGCTATGTCACAAGTGAGGTTGGAAGAAGACAGGAGGGAGGATGATGAGAAATATTACAGGCCTTCGAGAAAGATTATGACGCCACGGTCCAGGGAACAAACCCCATTCAAGGCCCTCTAGAGATGAAGTTTATGTCAaaactgaagggtttttagcacataaacgcagcgaaaacgtaaatttaaatcttaaaaaaaccgaaaccctccgcaggatccatgtgaaaaataatatttaattcgtagttcagtatatttaccttaagaaactttactttaatggaaagatggagttctttaatggagatccaaaaatgatgaacggagatccttagcagctgctcctcaagtgtgaagcactccaccgatatccatcaagaaaatgatgtaatgaaggaggaggagatggagagaattagggttttgtaaatcttttggttgacctcaagtctaaggatacttgtacaactatcattatgtgaacaactgctaacacgtgagtgaactccatcagttgttcagctgtgtgagtcatgttcagtgaacttattctataataagcacctacatactagctatagtgtcaccacacaaatgtctatgagaacagacatccttcataatgaagcaagcatagtatgtaccgatctttgcggattattaattaccagttagtaatcctacgaccaggaactatttaagtttagagttatcatcttttaggtctcattattatggtctcatcacaatccataaaaagctttactctaaactgtggtatatcttatttaaacatttaaatagatagagcccgcaataaaaacaaaacaagtcttttattaatatcaatgaaatcaaaacagattacataaaagttattcctaaatccttatacatgattggacttaggacatatctctttcaaaaaTAACGCGAGAATGTAGTGATTGGAAAAAGGAGGAATGCAGTGATTGGAGAAAGGATCCCAACCTACCATCAACATATAACAGCTATAGTTTCACAATAACACCATCAACCATGATGAAGAAATTCACCAAATTGGAAGATATAGTCCAATGGCCAACAAAGAGCAATAAGCCTAAGGCAAATAAGGAACGAGCTACAATTCTTGACCAAGAAAGGTTATTTAACTGAGTTCATGACATCTAAAATGGCTTCTTATATTCAGAGAGACAAGTCACTCAATGAAGACAACATGATGTCGGTAAGACAACCACCACCACCACATCATAAAGTAATTAACTTCATCGCAGGTGGTTCTGAAGTGTGTGGGTCTGCATACTCACAAGCTAAGAGGGTGGCTAGAGAGACAGACATACAAGTTACTTTGGTAGGAGTTCGTAGTAATACTCTATCATCTTTGATGTTTGACGAGTAGGATAAAAGGAGTATTCGAGAACCATAGAAAGTTGGACTTGTCATCTCACTCCCTGTGGGGAATTGCCTGATCAAAAGAATACTAGTTGACAGCGGGAGCGCTGCCAATATCATGATGATGAGCACATTGAAACAAATGGGTTTGGAAGAAAGTGACATGATTAGGAAATCGATACCTGCTCGTCaaactaattgaataagcaacatcaggccttgtacacaacatcgcgtacatgatagatcctattgctgaagcataaggaatcttactcatacactctctttcctcaggtgtcttaggagacatttttcggaatgggacactccatggctcatcgatatgagacctcttttggagttttccatgctaaaccttttaagcactttctggatgtatgtaccttgggtaagacctatcattcttctagatctatctctatagatcttcataccgagaatgtaggatgcttctcccaagtccttcatggtgaagttctttgatagctatactttgactgattatagcatcggtatatcattttctataagaagtatgtcatccacatacaatacaagaaatgttaccgcactcccactaaccttcttgtagacacatagttcatctatgtttttgataaaaccaaactctttgattgtctcatcaaaatggatgttccatctacgagaagcttgccttaaaccatatatggttcacagcagcttacacactaggtgttcatttcccttggaaaaaaaaccctctggctgtgtcatatacacttcctcctcaagttccccattgaggaaggccgttttcacgtccatttgccagatctcatagtcatagtaagcagcaatcgcaagaaaaatccgaattgattttaacagggctacaggcgaaattttcatcaaagtcaatcccttgcctttgtttgaatccttttgccacgagcctggccttatagtctccatctggccatctgctccaatctttcttttgtatacccacttgcacccaataggcttaacaccttcaggcgcttcaaccagagtccatacttggttggtatacatagattccatttgggatttcatggcactatgccatttctctgagtcaacactactcatagcctcattataggtcacagggtcgtcatcatcaatgattgacaactcattgtcattctcaatgacaaggccataatacctctcaggttggcgagacactctccatgtccaatgaatgggctgttccacagaaggttgttcagtctgaacaggtgtttccacttgatccgtagtagtttgtgcttcttgaacttcatcaagttcaattttgctcccactatttccttcaaggataaactccttttccaagaaggtagtatgtctgaagacaaacacccgatgatcggtgtaaaagtaataccccaaagtctctttaggatatcccacaaaattacattttacggatcgagattccaacttatctgggtcaactttcttgacataagctggacatccccaaatcttaacgtgtttaagactcggtttcctttctttccatatttctcatatggtg is a window from the Apium graveolens cultivar Ventura chromosome 1, ASM990537v1, whole genome shotgun sequence genome containing:
- the LOC141707727 gene encoding uncharacterized protein LOC141707727, with translation MGLGLVLKLPQGDIIAYSICCDFKATNNEAEYEALIVGLVTAKDMKVRNIDINYDSLLIVNHVNGSYEAKDPKMITYLDITKVLMNYFATFNIQQVSRENNVQNDALAGLGAVYKSLDLNNIPVIYIMKPFIERLVHDIEVLTLNQHDENTNEDMDSWI